The following is a genomic window from Amycolatopsis australiensis.
CGCTTGAGCCGGTCGAGGCCGCCGACGGCGTCGAAGCTCGTTTCCGCCGGCACGATGTCGAGCATCCCGGACCGCCGCACGGCCTGGCGCTTCTCGGCGAGGATCAGCTCCAGGTCGCTCGGGTCCAGCCCGCCGCCCTCGACCAGGGCGCGCGCGAACGCGTTCTCGGCCTCCGGCAGCGTCAGCCCGCGTGCCGCCGCGACGATCCGGTCGCGGTCCTCGCGGCCGATGCTGATCCGGACGTTCTGCCGGTGCGCGGCGACCATGCTGTCCAGCAGCTCGCCGATCTGGCGCTGGTCGGGCAGCGGGAAGTCGACGACCGTCGCGTCGTGTTCCAGCTCCGGCGGCACCGGCAGCGACGGCGACACGAGGACGAGGCTCAGCGGCACCGGACGCGTCTTGAACGCGGCGGCGAGCTCGCGCAGCCGCCGCACGACGTCGGGATCGGGCCGGTGACCGCCCTCGGAAACCAGGGACGGGTGCAGGTCCACGAAGACGAACACGGCGGGCTCGCCCCAGCCGTGCACCCGCTCGAGCGCGGCGGCCGCGGCGCGGGTCTCGCTGATCGGCGGGCCGCCCGCCGGGGCCAGGCCGGTGGTGGAGGACCAGACGTAGACGCGTCGCGGCGTCCGCAGCCGCTGGGGATCCTCCGCGACGGCGCGGATCTCCCGCAGCACCCGCTGCTCTTCGTGCGTCTCGACGACCAGCAGCGGGTAGCGCGCCTGCAGCAACTGGGTCAGCTCGTCGCGAAACCCCTGGCCGGCCATCGATCGCCCCCTGAAAAGTCCGTCCGGACCCTACCAGTCACGCGCCGACGGCAGGACCTCGTAAGCCGGGCGGGTGGCCGCTGTGGAACAGCGGGCCGGTGATCGTGCCGTGGTGTTCCCGGCGTCGTAGACGGAGGCCTTGCCGCCGTTGCCGTCCGCGACGAACAGCAGGTCGTGACGCCGGTCCAGGTCCAGCCCGGCCGCCATCGCGCCGGGCGGTGCCTCGATGTAGGGCTCGGCCGTGCCCCGCGTCGGGTCTTCGCGGAAAGGATCCTGCCGCCGCGCTGGCTGACCAGGCACGTGGTTCTTAGACTCGGCGCAAGTCACCGCCGACTTCAGGAGGCACCATGCCTGACGCGCCCGCCTTGCCCAGCTACGCCTCGGGAATCTCCGAGGTCCCGCTGCTCGGGGACACCATCGGCGACAACTTCGATCGGACGGTCGCCGCGTTCGGGGACCGGGACGCCCTGGTCGACCGGGCCGCCGGGCGGCGGTGGACCTACCGGGAGCTGGCCGCCGAAGTGGACGCGCTGGCGCTGGGGCTCGTCGCGCAGGGCATCGGCAAGGGCGACCGGGTCGGGATCTGGTCGCCGAACCGTGCGGAGTGGACGTTCCTGCAGTACGCGACGGCGAAGATCGGCGCGATCCTGGTCAACATCAACCCGGCCTACCGGTCGCACGAGCTGGAGTACGTGCTCAACCAGGCCGGCATCCGGATGCTGGTGGCCTCGGACAAGTTCAAGACGTCGGACTACCCGGCGATGGTCGACGAGGTGCGGGAGAAGTGCGCCGCGCTGGAGCACGTCGTGATCCTGGGCGGCGACGGCTGGCAGGCGCTGGTCGACGCCGGACGGCGGGGTGACCCGGGGCAGCTGGCGCACCTGCAGGCCGGGCTGTCGGCCGACGACCCGATCAACATCCAGTACACGTCCGGGACCACGGGTTTCCCCAAGGGCGCCACGCTGTCCCACCACAACATCCTCAACAACGGCTTCTTCGTCGGCGAGCTGTGCAACTACACCGAGCAGGACAAGGTCTGCATCCCCGTGCCCTTCTACCACTGCTTCGGCATGGTGATGGGCAACCTGGCCTGCACGAGCCACGGCGCCTGCATGGTGATCCCGGCGCCGGCGTTCGACCCGCGCGCGACGCTCGAAGCGGTGGCGGCCGAGCGGTGCACGTCGCTCTACGGCGTGCCGACGATGTTCATCGCCGAGCTGAACCACCCCGGCTTCGGCGAGTTCGACCTGTCGTCGCTGCGGACCGGGATCATGGCGGGCTCGCCGTGCCCGGTCGAGGTGATGAAGCAGGTCATCGACCGGATGGGGATGAGCGAGGTGTCGATCTGCTACGGCATGACCGAGACGTCGCCGGTGTCCACGCAGACCCGTGCCGACGACTCGATCGAGCGGCGCGTGTCGACGGTCGGTCGGGTCGGGCCGCACCTGGAGGTCAAGGTCGTCGACCCGGAGACCGGGCTGACCGTGCCGCGCGGCGAGCCGGGCGAGCTGTGCACGCGCGGGTATTCGGTGATGCTCGGCTACTGGGAGCAGCCGGACAAGACGGCGGAGGCGATCGACGCGGCCCGCTGGATGCACACCGGCGACCTGGCGGTGATGGACGCCGACGGCTACGTCAACATCACCGGCCGGATCAAGGACATGGTCATCCGCGGCGGTGAAAACCTGTACCCGCGCGAGATCGAGGAGTTCCTCTACACGCACCCGGACATCCTCGACGCGCAGGTCATCGGCGTCCCCGACGAGAAGTACGGCGAAGAGCTGATGGCCTGGATCCGGATGCGCGAAGGTGCCGAGCCGCTGACCGCGGAGAAGGTGCGCGAGTTCTGCGAAGGCAAGCTGGCGCGCTACAAGATCCCGCGGTACGTCCACGTCGTCGACGAGTTCCCGATGACCGTCACGGGCAAGGTCCGCAAGGTCGAGATGCGCGAGAAGTCGATCAGCCTGCTCGGCCTGGAAAAAGCCGCCGCGACCAAGCACGCCTGACCCGGGGAACGGCCTCAGCCGACGGCCGCGGCGGCCTCCGCGATCGCCTTCGCGTCTTCCTCGCCGAAGGTGTCCTCCAGCTGTTCGGGTGAATAGTCCAGGTCGATCTGCTCCACCGGCATGCCGCGGGCCGACTCGATCGCGCCCAGCCGCCGCTGCGCGCGGTCGGCCGCGTACTGGACGATCTCCTGCGGGTCGTTGTCGAAGGGCAGTTCCTCGAACTGGTCCTGCACCCACTGGATCATGTTCAGCGCGTGCGGCAGCAGCTCGCCCATCCGCTGCTGCACGGCGTCCCACAGCGAGTCGTCCGCGGCGACGTGCCGGCGGCAGGTGAACGTGCCCCACGCCATGTGGCGGCGCTCGTCGTCGCCGATGCGGCGGACCAGCTCCTGCATGCCCGGGAGGATGTCGTGCTGGGTGCAGATCAGCTGCCACGAGTAGTAGCCGGTCAGCGCGAGGCTGCCCTCGATCACGTGGTTGTACGTCACGCTCGCGCGGATCTGGTTGAGCGGGCTGGGATCGTCCTCCAGCGCGCGCAGCGACTGCGGCAGCTCCTCGTAGAACAGCTTGCGGTAGTGCGGGTTCTCGGCCACGTACGGGTGCAGGTCCTCGGTCAGCCCGACGGCGTCCATCCAGCGGCGGAACACCTCCGTGTGCTTGGCTTCCTCGAAGCAGAACTGCGTCAGGTACATCTCGTCGCCGAACCGGCCGGTCGCCGACATCGCGCGCATGAACGGCTGGATGTCCTCGGTGACGGCCTCTTCGCCCGCGATGAACTGCGCGACCAGGTACGTCGTGCTCCGCTGCTGCTCGGGGTTGAGCGTGTCCCAGCCTTCGCGTTCGCGGCTGAAGTCGATGTCGGCCGGGTTCCAGAACTTCTTGTTGCCCTTGACGAACAGGCGCAGCGGGAACGAGTCCCAGTTCAGCCCGCCCTTGCGCAGCGAGGAAAAGCCGGTTCGCAGTTCGGGCAGCGTGTCGGTCATCGTGTCACTCCGGTAGACGATTCAGTGGGCGAATTGGCGGATGGCGGGGGCGAGGACCGCGGTGACGGCGTCGGCCGCCTCCGCTGCCGAGTGCGTCGGAAGCACCAGGTGGGACAGGGAAAGCCGCACCGCGGTCTCGGCGAGCAGGGCGGCGGCTTCGGCGGACAGCCCGGGCTCGAGTTCCCGGTACTGCTCCGCGGCGAGGCCGGCGGCCGCGGTCAGGATCGGCTCGCCCTTGGTCGTCAGCAGGGGCAGCAGGTCCTCGGCCGCTTCGGTGCCGAGCGCCGCCGCGACCAGGCGGTTCTCCCGCGCGTGCTCGATCGTGTAGACGACGGCGTGGTGGATGCCCGCGAGGAGCCCGTCCGCCGTTTCGAACCGCTGCCGGATCCCGTCGAGGAACTCCGACGCGGTGCGCAGCGCCACCGCCTGGGTCAGCGCCGCCTTGTTGCCGAACTCGTTGTAGACGGTCTGCCTGCTCACGCCGGCCTTCGCGGCGACGTCGGCCATCCGCAGGCCCGCGTAGCCGGCTTCCGCCAGCAGGTCCGCGGCGGCGTCCAGGAGGGCCTCCCGGAGCGACGCCTTGGTCCGGTCAGTGAAGCTGGTCACACCACCACCTTGACACAGATCACTCCGCTGTCAAGACGCTGTACATGATCAGGCGATGTGTAAATTCGTCGGTGGTGGTCGCTACCGTGGTGAGCGTGGGCATCACCGTGGGGTTCGACCTCGACATGACACTGATCGACGCGCGGCCGGGCATGGCCGCGGCGATGAACGCGCTCGGCGCCGAGTCCGGCCTGCCGCTGGACGGCGACGCGTTCGCGGCCAACCTCGGCCCGCCGCTCGACGACATCCTGCGTGGCTTCGAGGCGCCCGAGGAGCGCATCCCCGGGCTCGTCGACCGGTTCCGCGCGCTCTACCCGGACATGGTCGTGCCGAGCACGGTCGCGCTGCCGGGCGCGGTCGAGGCGCTGCGCGCGGTGCGGGCCGCGGGCGGGCGCACGCTGGTCGTCACCGGGAAGTACGGGCCCAACGCGCAGCTGCACGTCGACGCGCTCGGCCTGGAGGTCGACGAAGTCGTCGGCGAGCTGTGGTCGACCCGGAAGGCCGAGGCGCTCCTGGCGCACGACGCGCGTGCGTATGTCGGAGATCACGCGGGTGACATCCGGGGCGCGCTGGCCGCCGGTGCGATCGCGGTCGGCGTCACGACCGGGCCGTGTGACCGCACCCTCCTGTTGAGTGAAGGAGCGGAGGTGGTGTTCGACTCGCTGACGGAGTTCCCGGCCTGGTTCGAGAAGACGTTCGCGGCCGTGCCTTAGTTCTTGGCGCGAGCCTCGCGGACCAGCGCGATCAGGCCGAGCAGCAGACCCAGCGGAGTGATGATCCCGGCGGCGGCCGACAGCCACACGGGCAGGTTCTCCAAGCCGGCGGCGAACATGATGAACACCGCCAGCACAGCGAGCATGCCGAGGCCGAACAAGCCGATGCCGACACGCATCAGGAACGGTTTGCCGGGGGCGGACACAGCGGCCTCCTTCTTGGCGGTCTCCATGACGCAAGAGGGTATCCGCAGGTATCGACTTCTCCCCAGGGCCTGTGGCGAGATACCCTTTACCCAGCGCGCCCTGGGTACGCCCCGGGCGCGTTCGTCGTGAGCGGACAGCAGAAGGATTGGTGAGGGAAGTGCCGACCGGCAAGGTCAAGTGGTACGACGCGGAGAAGGGGTTCGGCTTCGTCACCCAGGACGGTGGCGCCGACGTCTACATCCGCAAGGCCGCGCTGCCGCAGGGCGTCGAGGGGCTCAAGGCCGGGCAGCGGCTCGAGTTCGGCGTCGCCGACGGCCGTCGCGGGCCGCAGGCCCTCTCCGTCCGCCTGCTCGACCCGCCGCCGTCCGTCGCCGAGGCGCGCCGCCGTCCCGCCGAGGAGCTGCACGGCCTGATCGAGGACATGATCAAGCTGCTGGAGCTGAAGGTGCAGCCGGACCTTCGGCGCAACCGCTACCCCGACCGCAAGCACACCAAGCAGATCGCCGAGATCATGCGCGCGGTCGCCCGGGACCTCGATCCCTAAAGAGGACTAGCCCTCCAGCTGGAGGCCCCAGACGTCGCTGGGCAGCAGGCCCGACTCGCCGGTGCCCGTGTTGAGCACGGCGGTGAACTTCTGCACGTCCACCGCCGAGATGCGGTCGGCCGGGGTGGGCGGGGTGACCGTGTAGGCGTAGCGGTCCAGCGACGTGAACGGGATCGGTTCGCTCTGCTTGAACTCGCCCTGCGGGGTGACGTACTCGAAGACGATCTGCCACGGCGCGTCCGCGACCTCGCCGGGCACGGAGATCTGCACGGGTTTGCCCGCGCGCACCTTCAGCGTCTCCGGCGCGCCCACGGCCTGGCACGGCTTCTCGAGCTTCTGCGAGTAGTCGCACTTGAGCACGGGCGTCGAGCTGATCGTGTGGCCGTCGGCGTAGAACGTGACCTCGGCCGGGCCGGGGGCCGAGCAGCCGGCCACCGCGAACCCACCGGCCGCAAGCAGGGCCACCACCCGGGAACGTCGCATGGGCTCAGACCCTACCGGCGGGCCCTCGGGTCGCCGGGCACGCCCTGGGCCGGGAAGCTGCCGGTCGGCTCGGGGCGCAGCGGCCGGTCGCCGCCGAGGCCCGGCACGAGCGAGCCGCCGCGGCGCACGAGGTAGGTCTGCGCCAGGCCGATCGCCAGCACGACCGTGATCACCAGGAAGCCGATCCAGTACGTCGGCGGCAGCAGCAGGCCGACCGCGCCGCCGAGGCACCAGGCCAGCTGCAGCACGGTTTCCGACCGGCCGAACGCCGACGCGCGCGACTCCTCGGGCAGGTCCTCCTGGATGACGGCGTCGAGGCTGATCTTCGCCAGCGCGCTGGCCGTCGCGCCGATCAGGCCGACGATCGCGGCCGTGGCCAGGCCGGGCAGCAGCGTCGCGACCAGCGCGGCCAGCACGCAACCCGCGACGCACCCGACGATCACCTGGTCCGGGCTGCCGAAGTGCAGGCGCGAGCCCAGCGCGTTGCCGAGGAACCCGCCCGCGCCCGCCGCGGCGCCGATGATCCCGAGCAGCAGCAGCTGCATGAACGGGCTGTGTCCGCTGTTCTCGGTCTGCGCCTTCACCGCGAACGCGGCGAACATCATGAGGAAGCCGGTGAGCACGCGCACCGAGCCGTTGCCCCACAGCGCGACGACGATGTGCCGGCCCATCGGCTGACGGCGCTTCTTCTCCTTCGGGTGCGCCGAAAGCGACGTCGGGACCTCGCCCTCGGTCGCCTCCACCCACGACGGGATCCGCATCGACTGCACCGCGGCGGCGACGCAGATCAGCGCCGTGAACCACAGCGCGCCCGCCGATCCGGTGATCGCGTTGACGCCGCTGGCGAGCG
Proteins encoded in this region:
- a CDS encoding TetR/AcrR family transcriptional regulator; translated protein: MTSFTDRTKASLREALLDAAADLLAEAGYAGLRMADVAAKAGVSRQTVYNEFGNKAALTQAVALRTASEFLDGIRQRFETADGLLAGIHHAVVYTIEHARENRLVAAALGTEAAEDLLPLLTTKGEPILTAAAGLAAEQYRELEPGLSAEAAALLAETAVRLSLSHLVLPTHSAAEAADAVTAVLAPAIRQFAH
- a CDS encoding DUF2771 family protein, whose translation is MRRSRVVALLAAGGFAVAGCSAPGPAEVTFYADGHTISSTPVLKCDYSQKLEKPCQAVGAPETLKVRAGKPVQISVPGEVADAPWQIVFEYVTPQGEFKQSEPIPFTSLDRYAYTVTPPTPADRISAVDVQKFTAVLNTGTGESGLLPSDVWGLQLEG
- a CDS encoding AMP-binding protein, which produces MPDAPALPSYASGISEVPLLGDTIGDNFDRTVAAFGDRDALVDRAAGRRWTYRELAAEVDALALGLVAQGIGKGDRVGIWSPNRAEWTFLQYATAKIGAILVNINPAYRSHELEYVLNQAGIRMLVASDKFKTSDYPAMVDEVREKCAALEHVVILGGDGWQALVDAGRRGDPGQLAHLQAGLSADDPINIQYTSGTTGFPKGATLSHHNILNNGFFVGELCNYTEQDKVCIPVPFYHCFGMVMGNLACTSHGACMVIPAPAFDPRATLEAVAAERCTSLYGVPTMFIAELNHPGFGEFDLSSLRTGIMAGSPCPVEVMKQVIDRMGMSEVSICYGMTETSPVSTQTRADDSIERRVSTVGRVGPHLEVKVVDPETGLTVPRGEPGELCTRGYSVMLGYWEQPDKTAEAIDAARWMHTGDLAVMDADGYVNITGRIKDMVIRGGENLYPREIEEFLYTHPDILDAQVIGVPDEKYGEELMAWIRMREGAEPLTAEKVREFCEGKLARYKIPRYVHVVDEFPMTVTGKVRKVEMREKSISLLGLEKAAATKHA
- a CDS encoding cold-shock protein, with product MPTGKVKWYDAEKGFGFVTQDGGADVYIRKAALPQGVEGLKAGQRLEFGVADGRRGPQALSVRLLDPPPSVAEARRRPAEELHGLIEDMIKLLELKVQPDLRRNRYPDRKHTKQIAEIMRAVARDLDP
- a CDS encoding R2-like ligand-binding oxidase encodes the protein MTDTLPELRTGFSSLRKGGLNWDSFPLRLFVKGNKKFWNPADIDFSREREGWDTLNPEQQRSTTYLVAQFIAGEEAVTEDIQPFMRAMSATGRFGDEMYLTQFCFEEAKHTEVFRRWMDAVGLTEDLHPYVAENPHYRKLFYEELPQSLRALEDDPSPLNQIRASVTYNHVIEGSLALTGYYSWQLICTQHDILPGMQELVRRIGDDERRHMAWGTFTCRRHVAADDSLWDAVQQRMGELLPHALNMIQWVQDQFEELPFDNDPQEIVQYAADRAQRRLGAIESARGMPVEQIDLDYSPEQLEDTFGEEDAKAIAEAAAAVG